From the genome of Nicotiana sylvestris chromosome 2, ASM39365v2, whole genome shotgun sequence, one region includes:
- the LOC138886257 gene encoding photosystem II CP47 reaction center protein, whose amino-acid sequence MGDKLHRREGNSPDHQLRPLNDRSVIKEVGVQRQPGGLALASLGVITSLVAQHMYSLPAYAFIAQDFTTQAALYTHHQYIAGFIMTGAFAHGAIFFIRDYNPEQNEDNVLARIWVLERHIGRNGAGGTVTNPGIWSYEGVAGAHIVFSGLCFLAAIWHWVYWDLEIFCDERTGKPSLDLPKIFGIHLFLSGVACFGFGAFHVTGLYGPGIWVSDPYGLTGKVQPVNPAWGVEGFDPFVPGGIASHHIAAGTLGILAGLFHLSVRPPQRLYKGLRMGNIETVLSSSIAAVFFAAFVVAGTMWYGSATTPIELFGPTRQQ is encoded by the exons ATGGGGGATAAGCTTCATCGTCGAGAGGGAAACAGCCCGGATCACCAGCTAAGGCCCCTAAATGATCGCTCAGTGATAAAGGAGGTAGGGGTGCAGAGACAGCCAGGAG GCCTTGCTCTAGCTTCTTTAGGGGTTATTACTTCTTTGGTAGCTCAACACATGTACTCTTTACCTGCTTATGCATTCATAGCACAAGACTTTACTACTCAAGCTGCATTATATACCCACCACCAATATATCGCAGGATTCATCATGACAGGAGCTTTTGCTCATGGAGCTATATTTTTCATTAGAGATTACAATCCGGAGCAAAATGAAGATAATGTATTGGCAAGAAT ATGGGTTCTAGAAAGGCATATAGGAAGGAATGGAGCAGGGGGGACTGTAACGAATCCGGGTATTTGGAGTTACGAAGGTGTAGCTGGAGCACATATTGTGTTTTCTGGCTTATGCTTTTTGGCAGCTATCTGGCATTGGGTGTATTGGGATCTAGAAATATTTTGTGATGAACGTACAGGAAAACCTTCTTTGGATTTGCCAAAGATCTTTGGAATTCATTTATTTCTCTCAGGGGTGGCTTGCTTTGGTtttggtgcatttcatgtaacagGCTTGTATGGTCCCGGAATATGGGTGTCCGACCCTTATGGACTAACGGGAAAAGTACAACCTGTAAATCCAGCGTGGGGCGTGGAAGGTTTTGATCCTTTTGTTCCAGGAGGAATAGCCTCTCATCATATTGCAGCAGGAACATTGGGCATATTAGCGGGCCTATTCCATCTTAGCGTCCGTCCGCCACAACGTCTATACAAAGGATTGCGTATGGGAAATATTGAAACCGTCCTTTCCAGTAGTATCGCTGCTGTCTTTTTTGCAGCTTTTGTTGTTGCCGGAACTATGTGGTATGGTTCGGCAACAACCCCGATTGAATTATTTGGGCCCACCCGGCAACAATGA